One Castanea sativa cultivar Marrone di Chiusa Pesio chromosome 4, ASM4071231v1 DNA window includes the following coding sequences:
- the LOC142631219 gene encoding putative pectate lyase 5: MASSSSLSFITILFSFLIPSLIASTPAQDPEYVVQEVQRSINASMTRRKLGYFSCSTGNPIDDCWRCDSNWEKNRQKLADCAIGFGKNAVGGRDGKIYVVTDSSDDDAVTPKPGTLRYAVIQDEPLWIIFARDMVIKLKEELIMNSFKTIDGRGASVHIAGGPCITIQYVTNIIIHGINIHDCKQGGNAMVRDSPNHYGWRTISDGDGVSIFGGTHVWVDHVSLSNCADGLIDAIHGSSMITVSNNYMTHHDKVMLLGHSDSYTQDKGMQVTIAFNHFGEGLVQRMPRCRHGYFHVVNNDYTHWEMYAIGGSASPTINSQGNRFLAPDDRNSKEVTKHEDAPESQWKGWNWRSEGDLLLNGAFFTPSGAGASSSYAKASSLGARPSSLVATLTANAGSLSCRKGSKC; this comes from the exons ATGGCAAGCTCTTCTTCATTGTCTTTCATCAccattctcttctctttcttaatCCCAAGCCTCATTGCCTCAACCCCAGCTCAAGACCCAGAGTATGTAGTACAAGAAGTACAAAG GAGCATCAATGCGTCTATGACTAGGAGAAAGTTGGGGTATTTCTCATGCTCAACTGGGAACCCAATTGATGATTGTTGGAGGTGTGATTCCAATTGGGAAAAGAATAGGCAGAAGCTGGCTGATTGTGCAATTGGGTTTGGCAAGAATGCTGTTGGTGGCAGAGATGGAAAGATTTATGTGGTCACAGATTCTAGTGATGATGATGCTGTAACTCCGAAGCCAGGGACTCTAAGATATGCTGTGATCCAAGATGAGCCATTGTGGATTATTTTTGCACGTGATATGGTGATCAAATTGAAGGAGGAATTGATTATGAACTCGTTTAAGACAATTGATGGTAGGGGAGCTAGTGTGCACATAGCTGGGGGTCCATGCATTACTAttcagtatgtgactaacatTATAATCCATGGGATAAACATACATGATTGTAAGCAAGGAGGGAATGCTATGGTGAGAGATTCCCCAAATCACTATGGGTGGAGGACCATATCAGATGGTGATGGTGTATCCATCTTTGGTGGTACCCATGTTTGGGTGGACCATGTCTCATTGTCAAACTGTGCTGATGGTTTGATTGATGCAATTCATGGGTCTTCCATGATTACCGTTTCAAACAATTACATGACACACCATGATAAGGTTATGTTATTGGGACATAGTGATTCCTACACTCAAGACAAGGGCATGCAAGTTACTATTGCCTTCAATCACTTTGGAGAAGGGCTTGTTCAAAGAATGCCAAG GTGTAGGCATGGGTACTTCCATGTGGTGAACAATGACTACACCCATTGGGAAATGTATGCCATTGGTGGGAGTGCTTCCCCTACCATCAATAGTCAAGGGAACAGATTTCTTGCACCAGATGATAGAAACAGCAAAGAG GTGACCAAACATGAGGATGCACCAGAAAGTCAATGGAAGGGCTGGAATTGGAGATCTGAAGGAGACCTATTGCTAAATGGTGCATTTTTCACACCATCTGGAGCTGGGGCTTCCTCAAGCTATGCTAAGGCTTCGAGCTTAGGTGCAAGACCATCTTCTCTTGTTGCTACTCTTACTGCTAATGCTGGTTCACTTAGTTGCCGGAAGGGTTCTAAATGCTGA